In Podospora pseudocomata strain CBS 415.72m chromosome 4, whole genome shotgun sequence, the genomic stretch ACACCTTCGAAACCCGGGTTGAATGTCAAGGCTGCAATGTCTGTTGCCTGCAAGTGACACCAACGACCTGCTGTTGGCGACAGGTGGAAGCAGAACTGCGGGTAGAACTCCAACTCTGATGACGCGCTGCCCGAGTCGGCCATGGTCGATGTGGTAAAAGATGTAGATGGCTTCACCCAGTCTGGCACTATCCCTTGATCCGGTGCCTGATCCAAAGGAGGTCGATGCGGCACGCCCAACGTCATTGTTCAATGCCGGCAGGACGCGTGCCATTTTCCAAGAGCGCGCCGCAGGCCAGAAACCAACATTTGCCAAGCCCAGATTGGTTGGCCAGGTGACGCCCACCTGGCCAATCACAGCCCACCACTTGCCCTGGCGCAGCATATCTACCAGATGACCGACTGACGATGCCCTCTTTGATTAAAGAAACTCAAGACATACATGCATGAGAGATCCAACGTCATGGGACTGGCGAGATCGGCCCGAAGTCTGGGGAAGTGGTCTCGTGTGCAGGACCGCGTTGAAAGAAAAAGGCATCGCAGTGTTCTGCGGCTGATGTTGATTGTTCCCGTACAATAACCTACATGTGAACGCCTTGCTTATGTCCTGAATAGCATACCCATACCCGTTGATCATTAGACATCCAGTTCCCATGTTCCATCCTTCCTGGCGAACCGCATCAAGCAACTaagccttcctcttcttggccttcttcatcatATCCGCCTGCAGCTTCTGAAAcgcctcctcatcgacatccggctcctccaccaccctcttcttccctttcttctctgGCTTCGCCCCATACTTCTCCGCCAACTGATCAAACATGTTCATCCTATTCTTCTGATTCCTCTGAATCAGTGCTGCCAGCCCTGCCTgatcatcctccttcttcccgcccttcttccccttcccaacccctctCAGTTTATCATACACGCCCAATTCCTTCGCCAGTTCATCcgcctccttttcttccttcttcgCATTCTTCTGCCTTTGCTGTCGTGACTTTTTTGTCTCCCTGGTATAATTCTTATaagcctccacctccccttgTTCGATCGCCTCGTCAATTATCTTCCTGAacctctcatcatcctcgatAACATCGCTCAGCATCACACTCTCATACACCCCGTCCATAtcaccctcaaactcctcgtaTGCCGCTAGTaaatcctccttctcctcttcgcTCCCCTTATATTTCTCGCGGAACGCCTCAATGGCCTCTTCGGAGATGGCATCTTGGTATTGTGCGGCGTAGAACTCTGTCCAGCTGAAGCCTTCCGAGTCTACGACTGCTTCAGAGGTCGAGCCGGTTTCATCATAGCGCTGCCGACGCACAGGGTCGGAGAGGATGGCGTAGGCAAATGCGATTTCGTGGAACTTTTCCTTGGCAGAGGATTGATTCTCGGGAGTGGCTTTGTCTGGGTGGTGCTTTAGGGCTGATTTTCGATAGGCAGACTTTATTTGATCGAGGGTGGCATTGCGCTCGAGGGAGAGGACCTCGTAGGGGTCAATGGTTGGGGGCtcgtcggtggtgaggtCGTCGACTCTCTCGTCGTCGGACTCGAAGTCGGAGGGGAGGACTGGGCGTTTTGGGCGGGGCATTTTGAATTGTGATGGGAGACAAAGAACTATTGTGATGTCTTGAATTCGGTTGTCTGCTCCTGATGGTGGAATGTTTAATGGATTCCCAGCACACGTCGCGTCGCGTCAGCTGTCGGTGGTGGGACGTACACGGTGTCGCACATGCTATCTGCACTGTAACATCTGCCGCTGCCAAGCTAGATCTCAGGTGCCCCTCCAAGCTACCTGGTATCTTCCCCACTCTTACACTGACAAGCTGGAAGCTATCACAGAGCATCTCCTCCCAGCCTCTCTTGCCagccagaaaaaaaaaaaatcaattCAATAGCCTCAACATGACCGACATCCAGCCCGCTGACCACAAAGGCTACATGCAGCTCGCGCTGGAGCAAGCCAAgaaatcaccaccaaaacccacaaacTACCGGGTTGGTGCTGTCATCGTGGATACAGCCTCCAACGAGATCCTCGCAACTGGTTACACCTTGGAGCTTCCGGGTAACACCCATGCCGAACAGTGCTGTCTCTTGAAGCTGGCCGAGAAACATGGTGTCTCTGAAGAGAATCTGGGAGATGTCTTGCCGACAAACCTGGCCTTGTACACCACAGTCGAGCCATGCTCCAAGCGGCTGAGCGGGAACCTCCCCTGTGTGGAAAGAGTCAAGAGGCTGGCGGGTTGTATCAAGACAGTCCATGTCGGTATTTTGGAGCCCGAGACCTTTGTCGCCGAGAACACGGGCAAGAAGAGTCTCCAAGATGCAGGCATTCAAgttgttgccgttgaggGCTTCGAGAAAGATATCCTCGAGGTTGCCACGGCCGGACATATCAAAAGCTGACCGGGCCAACAAGGACTTATACTCAGACCAGCTATCTCCCCAATCATACTTGCGGGCTATTTCTTCTTCCTAGCATGGGAATCATAAACAATGGACCAGGAACTGTCCCGCATTTCAAACAAACAATGACGAGACAGGTCTCAGTCTCACGCCTCGGTGTTGGCATGGGGGAAGCAATATCACCACGGCTGCATACCAGTCTCACTTTTGATGatacccacccaccacgtCGAGATCAGAGAGGAACGATACTATATATAAACCGCGTTTCACCACCTTTTTGTCTATTCCTGCAATGCTGTTGTTTTCTGATATGTGGTTATCGTCAGAATGAAGGCATCGTGGCATACGCAAACACTACTATGGGcggcaaccaccacagccctGGTAGCCCGTGATCCTGAGCTATATCATTATCAACCATGCAGTAAGTGCCCTCACTTCACAAATTTCAAACAACCGCTAATCTCCACACCTCAGCTGGGGATTACTGCTACGACGTCTCTTCTCTCGAACCACGATTCTTCCCTGAGCTGGAGTCTGAACGCCTCCGAATCTCCTACggccccttcaccacccccccatctcACGAGAACAACGGCCATTTCAAAACCTACTTccgcaccaaccccccatgcTACGACTGCTACCTCACCGCCGTCAAAGCGACCCTCCAGTACCCCAACGGCACAACCGCCAACACAaacacctccctctggcTGCACCACGTAGCAATCATGAACCTAGTCcagtcctccaccacctgcccagACGGAGCAGAGATCGTATTCGCGAGCGGGAATGAGAGGACCGAGGCAAAGATCTCGCTTGATGGGACGGTATCCGCGGGGTATTATATCAATCCCCACGATCTGTTGTTCCTCTTGCCTGAACTGATGAACACAGCCCACATCACACAGGAAGCGGTCATTGCGGTTGATTATGAGTTTGTTCCTTTGTCCGATCTGTCTGTTGAGgctgggatgaagaaggtcACGCCGGTATGGCTGGATGTAGACGGGACTTGCTCGCCTGATGCGGGAGCTGTCACGGTGCCGAGGGGGGTAGGGGAGAGGTTTGGTCTGGAGATGGAGCCGGCTTGGAGGAGTGATATAAGTGGGGATATTGTGTATGTCGTGGGGCGTGTCCACGAtggggggacgggggtggaggtgaggaggaatgggggggttgtttgtgaTGGGAGGGCGAAGTATGGGGAGACGGAGGGGTATATCTCTGACGAAGGTCATTCAGGAGGCTACCGGtatggagatgatggtcgTGTTGATAGAAGGCAGTGGAGAGCTCTAGGGAAAGGGAAGAGCagggggaagaaaaagggaaaaggCAAGGGGACAGTGCCTGAttatgatgatggtgacgaggagCTTTCCACTCCTCCGAGACAGGGTCTTCACATCTCCAGTATCAGCACTTGCACCCTCCCAGGCCGGATCGAGAAGGGAGACGAGTGGACTGTCAAGGCGAACTATGACTTTACGAAGCACGCGCCGATGGTACACGGGGGAGGGTTGgcgccggtgatggggatAAGTCTGATGTATGTTGTAGAAGATGCGCAGTGAGTTTCGAGTTCTAGATTCCCAAAAGCATCGAGATACCATAAGGTACCTATGCAAGGAACATGTTCCTGCTTACATATTTGATTGTGACTGATCTACACAACCAACTTGGCAGGCAGTCAGCACCAACACAATACAATGATacaaccatcatcaaaaGTACCATATCCGCGAGAAACGATTGGCCAGCCAGAAACTCAAGACCGACTCGTCCAACCACATTCTCACACCTCATGATCCTCACAGCCACATTTCCTCTCTCATATATCCTGAGCACCCCGCTCCTCCTGCCCATTGTTCTCAaatcccaccatctcccagttcattaccaccaccaacatggTACCCCTAAGCAACCCAATCTGGTACATCCTCGAAAACTACATCTAcgccctccctcctcccccccctcgcaTCCGCACAAAACCCCTAGAAGTAATCTGCGTCGGCCTCCCCAGAAGCGGCACCGAATCCCTCCAGcacgccctcctcaccctcggctACGACCACACCTACCACGGCTGGGACATCATCTACGAAGAACCGAACTACGCCCAAGAATGGGTCAAGCTCTGCCGCAAGAAATGGTTCGGCCCCCCTTCCGGCCGCACaaccttcacccccctcgacTTTGACCCCCTCATCGGCCActccaccgccctcaccgacgccgccgcctccgtctTCGCCGCCGAGCTCATCCAAGCCTACCCCTCCGCAAAAGTAatcctcaaccaccgcccGGACGAAGACGCCTGGCACAACagcatctccaccaccatcgcccgCGGCGAGTCCCTCTGGCACCTCTGGCTCATGTCCTGGACTTCGGGACCCTGTTTTTGGAGCTGGCACGTCTATCTCCGTTTCATGTGGCCCGGTTTGTTTAGGTGTTTGGACGGGAATGTGGAAAGGGGTGTCAAAGGAaatgggaggtgggtggctAGGGAACATTACGCCATGGTTCGGGGGTTGGTACCCAAGGAGAGGCTGCTGGAGTGGAGCGTGGAGGATGGGTGGGGGCGGCTTTGCGAGTTTTTGGAAAAGGAGGTTCCGAAGGAGGAGTTTCCTCATGTTAATGCTGCCaaggggtgggttgggcatgagaggaggttggcgaggaggtatATACTGGGGGCGTTGAGGAatgtgggggtgggggtggcggttgtggttgggttgtggttgggttgtggtATCTTTGCAAAGAAAtattggggttgagggtgatgatggttgttTGAAAGTTTTGGTGATAGATCATGTTCGACCATGATGTCTATATCCTGCTGCCTTATTCTACCACCCCCTTGTGACCTCCCTGTGATTACGCTGCccacatatatatatacaccatcccttccaccccctccactcactcactcactcttCGGCTTAGCCTTCGCCTCCCCCTTCGCCTCCGACTTGGCAACACTCTCCCCGCACTtctcccaaacctccaaccccgtcaaCCACGTactcgccaacatcaacgccGACACCGCCCCCGTCGAAAACGGCACCCACCCCACCGCCTTCCCTGGCACAGCCATATCCAACACATCCGCCACCGCCCGCCTCCCCGCCTTATACCTCGTGTCCAACAACTTGTCCAACTTTGTCCGTAACTCCTCCAACTtttcctccccaaccctcacccgcccCAACCTCGTCTCCTGCTCCctccactgctgctgctgctcctcccaccccccgtgGCCCCCCTTCGACCTGCTACTcgtctggggaggagggggcttCACCAGCGTCGGCCCTGCGGCActtctttccctcctcacctccttctcaagatgcctcacctccctcctcgtctgcGCAATCTCGGCCCCCAACCTGCCGACCTTCCAACCCCCGGCGAGAACAGCCAGAATCAACGCAAAAAACCACATCCTGTTCCCTTCCTTCATCACCTTCCTTGCAAGCTCCCTGCCCCAGACCCCCAGCCCGTCGACCTTGAGCTCGTCAACAAACGTGGCCGTCTCAGCACAGTAATAGACCCCGTTGAAGGATTTGCTCAGTATCTCTAGCCATTTCTCGATGCCGACGCCGCCTAGGAGGAGGCCGACTGCCAGCCCGGCTTTGGCCTTTTTTGCGCCCGAGGATGGTGGCTTCCCTTCCGCTTTCGACTTTGCCGAGGCCTCGATGTATTTATCAAAGGCTTGGGAGAAGGACTCTAGGAAGCGGAAGAGGCGGAAGTAGCGCCGCCCCAGGGAGAGCCGGGATTTGAGTTCGGTGAGGGTGAGTTTCTTTcgaggggagagggtgcgGGGGATTTTCTCGGCGGggaagccgaggaaggggaggaaggccagggggagggaggggtaaGAAAGTAAAAGCTGGGTGAGGGATtggaggaagcggagggTGCGTTCGAGGCCGTAGGCGTCGGTGGAGAATTTGATGAATTGGTGGAAGGTGTTTTGTGACATTTTGAGGGGACGGAGGGGATCGTCACGGGGGTGGGCGGTAAGAATCGGTTGTGTTGTGTCGTGTGAATATTGTGATGGCTTGTTTTGGAcgtggttgttgtgagaTGTTgttctgatggtggtgagagtgagaCGTGAAGTGTGGGTGATTCAATGTCTTGGCGGTGTATCTTTTTACGAGAGCGAGATGGGTCGGGCAAGCTGTTCACTCATGAGAAGTATGCGTGTCCTTGGCAAGAACTAAACGGTCGTCTTAAATTCGGTATCAAAAGTAAAGTTGAGATGAAAAGATGCTCAGGTCTCAAGAAGAATCGCGTCGGTGAAAAACAAAATCGACAAATCGTGAGATGAGCTGTCAGGTTTCAGGCACAAATGTCGCTCCATTGGGTGGCTGGTTTTTGCTGTTTATGGTTGGTGCATTTCCTAGCGCGCATCCGTTCAGCTCCCTCGAATCAGCCCCTGACTCCTGTGGCAAGGGATAAACACACGCAAATGTTCAAACACCACATGTATTCGTTGCCTTCCATATGCCCCCTAATCTTCAAGTAAATACAACACCGCCCAGCGAGAGAATGATGCACATGTACACAATGGCTGCAACAAATTATCTCTCAATTCCAAACTTCATGCCTCCTTTTATCTAAGGCCTCCCACCAGCTGTACACTCTATACCCTTACATACCAGGAGAGACAAGCACACCCTTCTCCCTAGAGTCACGCTTCCACCCACCAGCAAGCGCCTCGCCACCGTTCTCCTGAGCAAACTTTTGCATGCGCGCCTCAAGCTCTGGCCTGAAGTGGCGGATAAGACCCTGGATAGGCCAGGCAAAAGCCTCACCCAAAGCTAGGAATTGGGTCAGCAAAAAGTAGTTATTTATCAATCAGGAGAAGGGAAGAAACATACCGCAAATGGTGTGACCCTCCACCTGCTTGGTCAGCTCCTGCAACATGTCAATCTCACGCTCGCGACCCTGGCCTTTCTCGAATCTTTGCATGATCTGCTCGGTCCACTTGCTGCCTTCACGGCAAGGAGTGCACTGGCCGCAAGAC encodes the following:
- a CDS encoding hypothetical protein (COG:F; EggNog:ENOG503P5Y9) produces the protein MTDIQPADHKGYMQLALEQAKKSPPKPTNYRVGAVIVDTASNEILATGYTLELPGNTHAEQCCLLKLAEKHGVSEENLGDVLPTNLALYTTVEPCSKRLSGNLPCVERVKRLAGCIKTVHVGILEPETFVAENTGKKSLQDAGIQVVAVEGFEKDILEVATAGHIKS
- a CDS encoding hypothetical protein (COG:U; EggNog:ENOG503P570), which produces MSQNTFHQFIKFSTDAYGLERTLRFLQSLTQLLLSYPSLPLAFLPFLGFPAEKIPRTLSPRKKLTLTELKSRLSLGRRYFRLFRFLESFSQAFDKYIEASAKSKAEGKPPSSGAKKAKAGLAVGLLLGGVGIEKWLEILSKSFNGVYYCAETATFVDELKVDGLGVWGRELARKVMKEGNRMWFFALILAVLAGGWKVGRLGAEIAQTRREVRHLEKEVRRERSAAGPTLVKPPPPQTSSRSKGGHGGWEEQQQQWREQETRLGRVRVGEEKLEELRTKLDKLLDTRYKAGRRAVADVLDMAVPGKAVGWVPFSTGAVSALMLASTWLTGLEVWEKCGESVAKSEAKGEAKAKPKSE
- a CDS encoding hypothetical protein (EggNog:ENOG503NW2F) encodes the protein MVPLSNPIWYILENYIYALPPPPPRIRTKPLEVICVGLPRSGTESLQHALLTLGYDHTYHGWDIIYEEPNYAQEWVKLCRKKWFGPPSGRTTFTPLDFDPLIGHSTALTDAAASVFAAELIQAYPSAKVILNHRPDEDAWHNSISTTIARGESLWHLWLMSWTSGPCFWSWHVYLRFMWPGLFRCLDGNVERGVKGNGRWVAREHYAMVRGLVPKERLLEWSVEDGWGRLCEFLEKEVPKEEFPHVNAAKGWVGHERRLARRYILGALRNVGVGVAVVVGLWYLCKEILGLRVMMVV
- a CDS encoding hypothetical protein (EggNog:ENOG503P086; COG:O), coding for MPRPKRPVLPSDFESDDERVDDLTTDEPPTIDPYEVLSLERNATLDQIKSAYRKSALKHHPDKATPENQSSAKEKFHEIAFAYAILSDPVRRQRYDETGSTSEAVVDSEGFSWTEFYAAQYQDAISEEAIEAFREKYKGSEEEKEDLLAAYEEFEGDMDGVYESVMLSDVIEDDERFRKIIDEAIEQGEVEAYKNYTRETKKSRQQRQKNAKKEEKEADELAKELGVYDKLRGVGKGKKGGKKEDDQAGLAALIQRNQKNRMNMFDQLAEKYGAKPEKKGKKRVVEEPDVDEEAFQKLQADMMKKAKKRKA
- a CDS encoding hypothetical protein (EggNog:ENOG503P8AF), which translates into the protein MKASWHTQTLLWAATTTALVARDPELYHYQPCTGDYCYDVSSLEPRFFPELESERLRISYGPFTTPPSHENNGHFKTYFRTNPPCYDCYLTAVKATLQYPNGTTANTNTSLWLHHVAIMNLVQSSTTCPDGAEIVFASGNERTEAKISLDGTVSAGYYINPHDLLFLLPELMNTAHITQEAVIAVDYEFVPLSDLSVEAGMKKVTPVWLDVDGTCSPDAGAVTVPRGVGERFGLEMEPAWRSDISGDIVYVVGRVHDGGTGVEVRRNGGVVCDGRAKYGETEGYISDEGHSGGYRYGDDGRVDRRQWRALGKGKSRGKKKGKGKGTVPDYDDGDEELSTPPRQGLHISSISTCTLPGRIEKGDEWTVKANYDFTKHAPMVHGGGLAPVMGISLMYVVEDAQ